Proteins from a single region of Streptomyces spinoverrucosus:
- the mycP gene encoding type VII secretion-associated serine protease mycosin, whose product MKPTTRRAGLLGVLLAASVALVPPTAAHADGIRAKQWSLQAMHTEEVWQTTKGAGITVAVLDTGVDDEHPDLAGNVLPTKDMVGFGAGRGDRAWARHGTAMAGIIAGHGHGAGNADGVMGIAPEAKILPVRVILEDGDPARGKARKTRGNALADGIRWAADQGADVINLSLGDDSASAHPEPAEDEAVQYALRKGSVVVASAGNGGEKGDHISYPAAYPGVIAATAVDKFGTRASFSTRRWYATVSAPGVDVVIADPDRKYYEGWGTSAAAAFVSGAVALVKAAHPGLTPAQIKRLLEDTARDAPADGRDDSRGFGFVDPAAAIEEAGRLKPEGLRSASYGEKYFGPGPDAAGSDDDTASWAAPLAGSVGGVLLVAAVVLWRARREYDRF is encoded by the coding sequence ATGAAACCCACGACCCGCAGAGCGGGACTGCTCGGCGTCCTGCTCGCCGCCTCCGTCGCCCTGGTCCCGCCCACCGCCGCGCACGCCGACGGCATCCGGGCCAAGCAGTGGTCGCTCCAGGCCATGCACACCGAGGAGGTCTGGCAGACCACCAAGGGCGCGGGCATCACCGTCGCCGTCCTGGACACCGGCGTGGACGACGAGCATCCCGACCTGGCCGGCAACGTCCTGCCCACCAAGGACATGGTCGGCTTCGGCGCCGGACGCGGAGACCGGGCGTGGGCCCGGCACGGCACCGCCATGGCCGGCATCATCGCCGGTCACGGCCACGGCGCCGGCAACGCCGACGGCGTCATGGGCATCGCCCCCGAGGCGAAGATCCTCCCCGTCCGCGTCATCCTCGAGGACGGCGACCCCGCCCGCGGCAAGGCCCGCAAGACCCGCGGCAACGCCCTGGCCGACGGCATCCGCTGGGCCGCCGACCAGGGCGCCGACGTCATCAACCTCTCTCTCGGCGACGACTCCGCCTCCGCGCACCCCGAGCCCGCCGAGGACGAGGCCGTGCAGTACGCCCTGAGGAAGGGCTCCGTCGTCGTCGCCTCGGCCGGCAACGGCGGCGAGAAGGGCGACCACATCTCCTACCCGGCCGCCTACCCGGGCGTCATCGCCGCGACCGCCGTCGACAAGTTCGGCACCCGCGCCTCCTTCTCCACCCGCCGCTGGTACGCCACGGTCAGCGCCCCCGGCGTCGACGTCGTCATCGCCGACCCCGACCGCAAGTACTACGAGGGCTGGGGCACCAGCGCGGCGGCCGCCTTCGTCTCCGGCGCCGTCGCCCTCGTCAAGGCCGCCCACCCCGGCCTGACCCCGGCCCAGATCAAACGGCTCCTGGAGGACACCGCCCGCGACGCCCCGGCCGACGGCCGCGACGACTCCCGCGGCTTCGGCTTCGTCGACCCGGCGGCCGCCATCGAGGAGGCCGGGCGCCTGAAGCCCGAGGGCCTGCGCTCGGCGTCGTACGGCGAGAAGTACTTCGGCCCCGGCCCCGACGCCGCCGGCTCCGACGACGACACCGC